A single region of the Mycobacteriales bacterium genome encodes:
- a CDS encoding RDD family protein, with translation MAPASTVAPIEGRQGHYAGAVSRLVAFGADVGASWGLFTLGAAALAFSVQLVSGHNFSLSSHQIVSLVALVVWEFVYFAYQWASGGKTIGMALLGIRVVRTDGSPIGPRQAVVRTLTLPLSFLLLGLGFIGILTNRDRHALHDRLAGTAVVYSWDARAARLRWLAKKEIPTSA, from the coding sequence ATGGCCCCGGCCTCCACCGTCGCTCCCATCGAGGGCCGACAGGGCCACTACGCCGGGGCGGTCAGCCGGCTGGTGGCGTTCGGCGCCGACGTGGGCGCCTCGTGGGGCCTGTTCACCCTCGGCGCGGCCGCCCTGGCCTTCTCCGTCCAGCTGGTCAGCGGGCACAATTTCTCCCTCAGCAGCCACCAGATCGTCTCGCTGGTCGCGCTGGTGGTCTGGGAGTTCGTCTATTTCGCCTACCAATGGGCGTCGGGCGGGAAGACCATCGGGATGGCCCTCCTCGGGATCCGGGTGGTCAGGACCGACGGGTCTCCCATCGGCCCCCGACAGGCGGTGGTCCGGACCCTGACGCTCCCCCTCAGCTTCCTGCTCCTCGGGTTGGGGTTCATCGGCATCCTCACCAACCGCGACCGCCATGCGCTGCACGACCGCCTGGCCGGCACGGCGGTGGTCTACTCGTGGGACGCCCGGGCCGCCCGGCTCCGCTGGTTGGCCAAGAAGGAGATCCCCACCTCGGCCTGA
- a CDS encoding Ada metal-binding domain-containing protein — MVRQGANYVGDDAGRVVCMPTCHRMLSVGGERRRGFRSLAEAKAEGYRPCPSCRPAGR, encoded by the coding sequence ATGGTGCGCCAGGGGGCAAACTACGTGGGCGACGACGCCGGCCGGGTGGTCTGCATGCCGACCTGCCACCGGATGCTCTCGGTCGGTGGGGAGCGCCGCCGCGGCTTCCGCTCGCTGGCCGAGGCCAAAGCGGAGGGCTACCGGCCGTGCCCGAGTTGCCGGCCGGCCGGTCGGTAG
- a CDS encoding RNA polymerase sigma factor encodes MRNRTAPAGVEKGMYAVPTSTACPAPGPLPPDKVLQSEVPASEVDAVFMTLFEEHRDRVYSTALRLTGRRHDAEDLVAEAFLRAYRSLSGFDHERLETLQPRAWLTAIVVNQWRNQRRTASRRPATVSSNAFPDADHVDVLPGVEHRVEVHADGDRLAAMLVGLPERQRIAVVLRYIGDLPVGEVAEVMGCPTGTVKSLISRGLARLRPGEPGAGIREATDGGALR; translated from the coding sequence GTGCGCAACCGAACCGCGCCCGCCGGTGTTGAGAAGGGCATGTACGCGGTCCCCACCTCCACCGCCTGTCCTGCCCCCGGCCCCCTGCCGCCGGACAAGGTCCTGCAGTCGGAAGTGCCGGCGTCGGAGGTGGACGCGGTGTTCATGACCCTGTTCGAGGAACATCGGGATCGGGTCTACTCGACGGCGCTCCGGCTCACCGGCCGGCGCCACGACGCCGAGGACCTGGTCGCCGAGGCCTTCCTCCGTGCCTACCGGTCGCTTTCCGGCTTCGACCACGAGCGGCTCGAGACGCTGCAGCCCCGGGCCTGGCTGACGGCCATCGTGGTCAACCAGTGGCGGAATCAGCGCCGTACCGCCTCCCGCCGGCCCGCCACGGTGTCCTCGAATGCCTTCCCGGACGCAGATCACGTCGATGTGCTCCCCGGCGTCGAGCACCGGGTCGAGGTCCACGCTGACGGCGACCGCCTCGCCGCCATGCTCGTCGGGCTGCCAGAGCGCCAGCGGATCGCGGTGGTGCTCCGGTACATCGGCGATCTCCCGGTGGGGGAGGTCGCCGAGGTGATGGGGTGCCCGACCGGAACCGTCAAGTCCCTGATCAGCCGCGGGCTGGCCCGGCTCCGGCCGGGCGAACCGGGTGCAGGGATCCGCGAAGCGACCGATGGAGGAGCACTCCGATGA